The following are from one region of the Rhipicephalus microplus isolate Deutch F79 chromosome 1, USDA_Rmic, whole genome shotgun sequence genome:
- the LOC142772961 gene encoding uncharacterized protein LOC142772961 isoform X1, translating into MLESDKVRHILKGIGPVAFNHLAVQNPATIGDVVTTCQRLDTLDSFRLQPDIGDHHSTSHGQLRDLIRDIIREEFRSMGFTPSTPRPSQSSGVPLRDIVKEELTSLTGSAPAQPPSSRPIPTYPQVSAVPPSDVHATLPLPTYVSVAAAPPVNYRSMPPDPPSVHLTALSPAAPNAFYSPPWRSSRPVCYYSGYHGHISHFCRKRQQDERRSTCVNRICTAGPLIKVDVIRLPRTGLHLLRHRLHHRTAETRDATHLRPSAVPLLYFGPPHSPLMFIRKSK; encoded by the coding sequence ATGctggaatcggacaaagtgcgccacatattgaaaggcattggtcCTGTTGCCTTTAATCACCTTGCTGtacaaaacccagctaccattggtgatgtcgtgacgacatgccagcgccttgatacgctggactcttttcgcctccaaccggacattggcgaccaccactccacgtctcaTGGCCagctgcgtgacctcatccgggacattatacgcgaagaatttcggtctatgggcttcacaccttcTACACCGCGTCCTTCACAGTCGTCGGGAGTGCCGTTGCGTGACATCGTCAAggaggaacttacatcgctgactggctctgcgcccgcaCAGCCACCTTcttcacgccccatacccacCTACCCTCAAGTTTccgccgtgcctcccagcgacgtaCATGCGACATTGCCGCTGCCAACCTATGTgtcggttgctgccgctcccccggtgaactaccgtTCGATGCCCCCTGACCCTCCTTCGgtccacctgaccgcgctatctccagcgGCTCCGAACGCCTTCTACTCCCCACCCTGGCGCTCGTcccgccctgtctgctactaCAGCGGCTATCACGGCCACATATCTcatttctgccgaaagcgccagcaagatgagcgtcggtcCACATGCGTGAATAGGATTTGTACAGCGGGGCCTCTTATCAAGGTCgacgttattcgtctcccccgcaccggtctccatctcctccggcatcgactgcaccacagaacagccgaaacacgagatgccactcaccttcgcccttccgccgttccacttctctacttcggcccgcctcattctcctCTGATGTTCATTCGGAAATCTAAATGa